In Marinobacter sp. LQ44, the following are encoded in one genomic region:
- a CDS encoding type II toxin-antitoxin system HipA family toxin, which translates to MTSVRRARVEVSGSVVGDLSSPERPEPSVFVYRERVPEQSAVSVTMPVSEASYAFDGVHPIFAQNLPEGYLGDIIRKHVAKLYGSGDLTVLATLGRHQVGRVVVTADDFAGMGDEHQGESLGRLLAAKDDSLFEELVEKYALRSGVSGVQPKVLVPASISEKSTLRTEGYIVKTWGDDYPQLAANEYFCMTVAREFGLPVPDFYLSDNGRLFIMSRFDRRPDGSWLGFEDACVLQGLLPEDKYSGSYEKLAKTLSLFLSPQHRREGLRWLFRSVLLSWAVRNGDAHLKNFGLLYCEPFGERWLAPTYDIVSTTPYLKRDVPALTLSGRKVWWPLSYLKNFARQSCGLTTAEVSTDLELLAQKLTEIADQIDSYTTKTPAFTQVGTTMSQTFRASSHEITFGVRPQDI; encoded by the coding sequence ATGACTTCTGTTCGCCGGGCAAGGGTAGAGGTATCTGGCAGTGTTGTGGGTGACTTGTCTTCACCAGAGCGGCCGGAACCATCGGTGTTTGTGTATCGCGAACGTGTGCCCGAGCAGTCTGCAGTGTCGGTGACCATGCCGGTGAGTGAGGCGTCTTATGCTTTCGATGGCGTGCATCCGATCTTTGCCCAGAATCTGCCTGAGGGCTATTTGGGCGACATCATCAGAAAGCATGTTGCCAAGCTTTATGGCTCCGGGGATCTGACGGTGCTGGCAACACTGGGTCGGCATCAGGTTGGTCGAGTGGTCGTGACGGCTGATGATTTTGCAGGGATGGGTGATGAGCACCAAGGCGAATCGTTGGGCAGGTTGCTGGCTGCCAAGGACGACTCGTTGTTTGAGGAACTCGTTGAAAAGTACGCCCTTCGTTCAGGCGTTTCCGGCGTGCAACCGAAGGTTTTGGTGCCGGCCTCTATTTCTGAAAAATCGACGCTTCGCACCGAAGGCTACATTGTAAAGACCTGGGGCGATGACTATCCGCAATTGGCAGCCAATGAGTACTTTTGCATGACTGTGGCTCGGGAGTTCGGGTTGCCGGTACCGGATTTCTATCTTTCTGATAATGGCCGGTTGTTCATCATGTCTCGTTTTGACCGTCGGCCGGATGGCTCTTGGTTGGGTTTTGAAGATGCCTGTGTTCTGCAAGGATTGCTGCCTGAGGATAAGTATTCTGGTAGTTATGAGAAGCTGGCTAAAACATTATCGCTATTTCTCTCCCCGCAACACCGCCGTGAAGGCTTGCGCTGGTTATTCAGGTCTGTACTGCTCTCATGGGCCGTACGCAATGGAGATGCCCATCTGAAGAACTTTGGCTTGTTGTATTGCGAGCCGTTTGGTGAACGCTGGTTGGCACCCACCTACGACATTGTTTCTACCACGCCCTACCTGAAGCGTGATGTACCTGCGCTGACCCTGTCTGGCCGGAAGGTATGGTGGCCTTTGAGTTACTTGAAAAACTTCGCCCGCCAATCCTGTGGCCTGACAACGGCTGAGGTAAGCACAGATCTTGAGTTATTGGCGCAAAAACTCACTGAGATTGCTGATCAGATAGACTCGTACACAACCAAGACACCCGCCTTCACTCAGGTAGGCACCACCATGTCCCAAACCTTCCGCGCAAGCAGCCACGAAATCACTTTTGGGGTCAGACCCCAAGACATTTGA
- a CDS encoding helix-turn-helix domain-containing protein: MTLLELGPFIRKERKRAGLSMQALSDLAGVDRTTLSKLENQHLPEMGYAKLERLLAVLGLEFSVRAMGGLPTLKDLQRDNERGLE; encoded by the coding sequence ATGACCCTTCTCGAACTTGGTCCGTTTATCAGAAAAGAGCGCAAACGCGCAGGCTTGTCCATGCAGGCTTTGTCTGACCTGGCGGGCGTTGACCGGACAACCCTATCGAAACTGGAGAATCAGCACCTTCCGGAAATGGGCTATGCCAAACTGGAACGGTTACTTGCTGTTCTGGGGTTGGAGTTTTCGGTGCGTGCTATGGGGGGATTGCCGACGTTAAAAGACCTTCAGAGAGATAATGAACGGGGGCTGGAATGA
- a CDS encoding histone-like nucleoid-structuring protein, MvaT/MvaU family, producing MAKINDYYQKKQLMEKLAAELEQLEKDQALKGELEFENKVRALMKEYDKSPKDVLQILAAIDPSIAGAKADASTGTRAKRPMKTYKNPHTGEVVKTRGGNHKTLNEWREKHGKEAVQSWQQD from the coding sequence ATGGCAAAGATTAACGATTACTACCAGAAGAAACAGCTGATGGAAAAGCTGGCCGCTGAGCTGGAACAGCTCGAGAAGGACCAGGCACTGAAAGGCGAACTGGAATTTGAAAACAAGGTTCGTGCTTTGATGAAGGAATATGACAAATCTCCCAAGGATGTTCTGCAGATTCTGGCGGCGATTGACCCCTCGATTGCAGGCGCCAAAGCGGATGCTTCAACCGGTACCCGCGCCAAGCGCCCGATGAAAACCTACAAGAACCCGCACACCGGTGAAGTGGTTAAAACCCGTGGCGGTAACCACAAAACTCTGAACGAGTGGCGTGAAAAGCACGGTAAGGAAGCTGTTCAAAGCTGGCAGCAGGATTGA
- the tviB gene encoding Vi polysaccharide biosynthesis UDP-N-acetylglucosamine C-6 dehydrogenase TviB has product MKRIGVIGLGYVGLPLAAAFGEKREVVGFDINSKRIAELKDGVDFTREVSADELAAAKHLSFTDSLEGIADCQIYIVTVPTPIDEYKSPDLTPLVKASESVGKVLKKGDIVIYESTVFPGATEEVCVPVLEKLSGLVFNQDFFAGYSPERINPGDKEHRVTTIMKVTSGSTPEIAEEVDALYADIITAGTHKASSIKVAEAAKVIENTQRDLNIALMNELSMIFARLKIDTNEVLAAAGTKWNFLPFKPGLVGGHCIGVDPYYLTHKAQAIGYNPEIILAGRRVNDNMGPYAASVLVKAMIKKGHTIAGSRVLIMGFTFKENCPDLRNTRVIDVVRELQDYGCQVDVTDCWADNAEAEHEYGISLVPEPAKGNYDAVLLAVPHREYAALNADELRGYTNGNGVLFDLKGILPLGHADLRL; this is encoded by the coding sequence ATGAAAAGGATTGGTGTTATTGGCCTGGGCTATGTGGGCTTGCCTTTGGCAGCGGCCTTTGGTGAAAAGCGCGAGGTGGTTGGTTTTGATATCAACAGCAAGCGCATTGCCGAGCTGAAGGATGGGGTGGATTTTACCCGTGAGGTGTCTGCGGATGAGTTGGCGGCGGCAAAGCATTTGTCGTTTACGGATTCGCTGGAGGGCATTGCCGATTGCCAGATCTATATTGTGACGGTACCTACGCCCATTGATGAATACAAAAGCCCGGACCTGACGCCGCTGGTGAAGGCCAGTGAGAGTGTGGGCAAGGTGTTGAAGAAGGGTGACATTGTTATTTACGAATCCACGGTGTTCCCGGGTGCCACCGAAGAGGTGTGTGTGCCGGTGTTGGAGAAGCTGTCTGGCCTGGTGTTCAACCAGGATTTCTTCGCCGGTTACAGCCCCGAGCGGATCAACCCGGGCGATAAAGAGCACCGGGTGACGACCATTATGAAGGTGACGTCTGGCTCCACGCCGGAGATTGCTGAGGAAGTGGATGCCTTATACGCGGATATCATCACCGCCGGCACCCACAAGGCCAGTTCCATTAAGGTCGCGGAAGCCGCCAAGGTGATTGAAAACACCCAGCGGGATTTGAACATTGCCTTGATGAATGAGTTGTCGATGATCTTTGCTCGTTTGAAGATTGACACCAATGAAGTATTGGCCGCCGCCGGAACTAAATGGAACTTCCTGCCGTTTAAACCCGGCCTGGTGGGAGGGCATTGTATTGGGGTGGACCCGTATTATCTGACCCATAAAGCCCAGGCCATCGGCTATAACCCGGAGATTATTCTGGCCGGCCGTCGGGTAAATGACAATATGGGGCCTTATGCTGCTTCGGTCCTGGTGAAGGCAATGATTAAAAAAGGCCACACCATTGCGGGTTCCCGGGTGTTGATTATGGGCTTTACCTTTAAAGAAAATTGCCCGGATCTGCGCAATACCCGTGTGATTGATGTGGTGCGCGAACTTCAGGATTATGGCTGCCAGGTGGATGTTACCGATTGCTGGGCAGATAATGCCGAAGCAGAGCATGAATATGGTATTTCATTGGTACCAGAGCCGGCGAAAGGAAACTATGACGCTGTCTTGCTGGCCGTTCCGCACAGGGAATACGCGGCTTTGAATGCGGATGAATTACGTGGTTATACCAATGGCAACGGTGTGCTGTTTGATTTGAAAGGTATATTGCCGTTGGGGCATGCAGACCTGCGCCTATAA
- a CDS encoding type II toxin-antitoxin system HipA family toxin: MSFAPVRQLAVWRTFSDGQRALVGGLAQNRQGVFFQYDADYLARFSPLSPFALKWDATVQLAPRDPHGGLPGVFADSLPDGWGLLLMDRVFRQQGILPAQVTPMDRLAFVGATGTGALSYTPVAEFAPVADDKLIETAELGLQAQAVFDGQTTDVLAELVAAGSSAGARPKAQLYFAEGEYGVCRTRPIAGDEAWLVKFTSANLPLGHEEGLCEAVYLSLAERAGLQPPRWQLLPAPEASGARAYPSAA, encoded by the coding sequence GTGAGCTTTGCCCCGGTTCGCCAGTTAGCGGTTTGGCGCACGTTCAGCGATGGGCAGCGGGCCCTGGTTGGTGGCCTGGCGCAGAACCGGCAAGGCGTATTCTTTCAGTACGATGCAGATTACCTGGCCAGGTTCAGCCCGTTGTCGCCCTTTGCATTGAAGTGGGATGCGACGGTGCAGCTGGCTCCCCGCGATCCCCATGGCGGGCTGCCGGGGGTGTTCGCGGATTCTCTGCCTGATGGCTGGGGGTTACTGTTGATGGACCGGGTGTTTCGTCAGCAGGGTATTCTGCCAGCTCAGGTAACGCCGATGGACAGGCTGGCTTTTGTGGGCGCTACGGGCACCGGTGCACTGAGTTATACGCCGGTGGCGGAATTTGCGCCGGTAGCGGATGACAAGCTGATTGAAACAGCAGAGCTTGGGCTTCAGGCGCAGGCCGTATTCGACGGGCAAACGACGGATGTGTTGGCCGAACTGGTTGCCGCCGGAAGCTCCGCAGGTGCGCGGCCCAAGGCGCAACTGTATTTTGCTGAAGGGGAGTACGGCGTGTGTCGCACCCGGCCCATCGCTGGTGATGAAGCCTGGCTGGTTAAGTTTACCTCTGCCAATCTGCCACTAGGCCATGAAGAAGGGTTGTGTGAGGCGGTTTATCTATCATTGGCAGAACGCGCGGGATTGCAGCCTCCCCGCTGGCAGTTGCTGCCGGCTCCCGAGGCATCGGGCGCCAGGGCTTATCCATCAGCAGCTTGA
- a CDS encoding XRE family transcriptional regulator — protein MNLISGRDVQVALAAYVQERRKALKWSRAVLAERSTVPAPTIKKFETTGQISLRQFLLLWQCVDDLHRFQDLTSAEQKPMPRSLDEVLAQ, from the coding sequence GTGAATCTGATTTCAGGGCGGGATGTACAGGTTGCCTTGGCGGCGTACGTGCAGGAGCGGCGGAAGGCCTTGAAGTGGTCGCGGGCGGTGCTTGCGGAGCGCAGTACTGTGCCGGCACCGACCATCAAGAAATTTGAAACCACGGGGCAGATTTCATTACGGCAGTTTTTACTGTTGTGGCAGTGCGTGGATGATCTTCATCGGTTTCAGGATTTGACGAGCGCGGAGCAAAAGCCTATGCCGCGTTCACTGGATGAGGTGCTTGCCCAGTGA
- a CDS encoding MBL fold metallo-hydrolase RNA specificity domain-containing protein, producing MIKILHHGAVNGVTGSCHELRMSQATKGSQSTKGADLSGLHQTPPATKGSDPLGSDPTLLPEAISTAGILIDCGLFQGQEESRGSSAADLTIDFPIDHIRALVVTHVHIDHVGRIPYLLAAGFDGPIICSEPSAIMLPEILEDALKIGFTRDRGLINRVLELIRARVVPLPYGRWHSVFEEEVGSLKVRLQRAGHILGSAYVECDVVSGTAAERIVFSGDLGAPHSPLLPEPAPPERADRLVIESTYGDKNHEDRETRRYRLKAVLEHALEDGGTVLIPAFSIGRTQELLYEIEGLIAEFGDKEIPQATKGSDPLGSDPTLLPAANSKLGAFGVSPQGDRPRSGPGSRPRSESLTWSNLEIVVDSPLAAEFTKIYRDLKPFWDEEARALVAAGRHPLSFEQLTVINSHEDHLNAVEYLAKSHRPCVVIAGSGMCAGGRVVNYLKAMLGDARNDVLFVGYQAAGTPGRNILTYGPRGGWVELDGERYDIRAQVHTVGGYSAHAGQEDLLRFVEGIPQPPSEIRIVHGDEAAKRALQGKLRDSVPEAAVLIPN from the coding sequence ATGATCAAAATTCTTCACCACGGCGCCGTGAATGGCGTAACGGGCTCGTGCCACGAACTCCGAATGTCGCAGGCTACAAAAGGCTCTCAGTCTACAAAGGGGGCTGACCTCTCGGGGCTGCACCAAACACCGCCGGCTACAAAGGGGTCTGACCCTTTGGGGTCAGACCCCACCCTTCTGCCTGAGGCGATCTCCACAGCTGGCATCCTAATAGACTGCGGCCTGTTCCAGGGCCAGGAAGAATCCCGAGGCTCCTCCGCCGCCGATCTCACCATCGATTTCCCCATCGACCACATTCGCGCCCTGGTGGTCACCCACGTGCACATCGACCACGTGGGCCGCATTCCCTACCTGCTCGCCGCCGGCTTTGACGGCCCCATCATCTGCTCCGAACCTTCCGCCATCATGCTCCCGGAAATCCTGGAAGATGCCCTGAAGATTGGCTTCACTCGGGATCGGGGTTTGATTAACCGTGTTTTGGAGCTGATCAGGGCGAGGGTGGTGCCGCTGCCGTATGGCCGCTGGCATTCGGTGTTTGAGGAGGAAGTGGGGAGTTTGAAGGTGCGCCTGCAGAGGGCAGGGCATATTCTGGGTTCGGCTTATGTGGAGTGTGATGTAGTGTCTGGCACGGCGGCTGAGCGTATTGTGTTCAGCGGTGATCTCGGCGCGCCCCATTCCCCGTTGCTGCCGGAGCCCGCGCCCCCGGAGCGTGCTGATCGCCTGGTGATTGAGAGTACTTACGGCGATAAGAACCACGAAGACCGGGAAACGCGGCGTTATCGGCTGAAGGCGGTTCTGGAGCATGCGTTGGAAGACGGCGGTACGGTGTTGATACCGGCGTTCAGTATTGGGCGTACTCAGGAGTTGTTGTATGAGATTGAGGGGCTGATTGCGGAGTTTGGAGATAAAGAAATTCCGCAGGCTACAAAGGGGTCTGACCCCTTGGGGTCAGACCCCACCCTTCTGCCAGCGGCAAACTCGAAACTTGGTGCGTTTGGGGTCAGTCCCCAGGGGGACAGACCCCGTAGCGGGCCTGGTAGCAGACCCCGTAGCGAGTCTCTGACCTGGAGCAATCTGGAAATCGTCGTCGATTCCCCCCTGGCCGCCGAGTTCACCAAAATCTACCGAGACCTCAAACCCTTCTGGGACGAAGAAGCCCGTGCCCTGGTGGCCGCCGGCCGACACCCGCTTTCTTTCGAACAGCTTACCGTTATCAATTCCCACGAAGACCACCTCAACGCCGTCGAATATCTGGCCAAATCTCACCGCCCCTGTGTGGTGATTGCAGGTTCCGGTATGTGCGCCGGCGGCAGGGTGGTAAATTATCTGAAAGCGATGCTGGGCGATGCCCGCAACGATGTGTTGTTTGTGGGCTATCAGGCTGCGGGCACCCCGGGCCGCAATATCCTGACTTATGGCCCCCGCGGCGGTTGGGTAGAGCTGGATGGCGAACGCTACGACATCCGCGCCCAGGTGCACACTGTAGGCGGCTATTCCGCCCACGCCGGGCAGGAGGATTTGCTGCGCTTTGTGGAGGGCATTCCACAACCGCCCAGCGAGATTCGGATTGTGCATGGGGATGAGGCGGCGAAGCGGGCTTTACAGGGGAAGTTGCGTGATAGCGTGCCTGAGGCTGCAGTGTTGATACCGAACTAA
- a CDS encoding polysaccharide biosynthesis protein: MINRFLNLPRVQKRIISVASDMVVLFFAIWAAFALRLEQELWIPSRGHLIVAAITVVFTIAVFIRLGLYRAVIRFLGDKAFLTIVYGVVSSAVALIILGYMLQVPVPRSVPIIYGSLAFLFVSGTRMGVRMLVNHPGQRNKEAVAIVGAGETGIALASALRQGTEYRPVLFVTFDKSHHKTMIDGLPVVSINLVAKNIAKYGVRRILLALDSDSGVDRKRLLHTLEALEVPVQTVPSMTELVAGQARINDIRDLELEDLLGRDAVRPDAAVVSESLYGKSVMVTGAGGSIGSELCRQILRHKPKRLVLFEQSEFSLYNIERELTVTNQVENLGVEIQPLLGSVLHRRRCETVMRAFGVQSVYHAAAYKHVPLVEHNVIEGIQNNVFGTFHVAEAAIASGVERFVLISTDKAVRPTNVMGASKRLAELVLQGLAQRQSETVFSMVRFGNVLGSSGSVVPLFRGQIRDGGPLTVTHPDIIRYFMTIPEASQLVLQAGSMGQGGEVFVLDMGEPVKIADLARKMIHLMGLTEKTEERPDGDIEIVYTGLRPGEKLYEELLIGDDPQGTSHPRIMMAREVSLPWGQVEELLSALTQASHAFDCKRVIQILKEAKTGYTPNGDTADLVWCNGVQNTPPAANEGKVLHLN; the protein is encoded by the coding sequence ATGATCAACAGGTTTCTCAATCTTCCCAGGGTTCAAAAGCGCATCATTTCCGTTGCCTCGGATATGGTGGTTCTGTTTTTTGCCATCTGGGCTGCGTTCGCTCTGCGGCTGGAGCAGGAGTTGTGGATTCCCAGCAGGGGGCATTTGATCGTTGCCGCTATAACGGTAGTGTTTACCATTGCCGTTTTTATTCGGTTGGGGCTTTACCGGGCGGTTATCCGGTTTTTGGGTGATAAGGCGTTTCTAACCATTGTTTATGGAGTGGTTTCCTCGGCGGTGGCGCTGATTATTCTGGGCTATATGCTGCAGGTGCCAGTGCCCAGGTCTGTGCCTATTATCTATGGTTCTTTGGCGTTTTTGTTTGTGAGCGGTACCCGGATGGGTGTGCGTATGCTGGTTAATCATCCCGGGCAGCGTAATAAGGAAGCGGTAGCGATTGTTGGGGCCGGGGAAACAGGTATTGCCTTGGCGTCTGCACTTCGACAGGGCACGGAGTACCGCCCGGTACTGTTTGTGACGTTTGACAAGAGCCACCATAAAACGATGATTGATGGCCTGCCCGTTGTGAGCATTAATTTGGTGGCGAAGAATATCGCCAAATATGGCGTTCGCCGTATTTTATTGGCACTGGATTCGGACTCCGGTGTAGACCGCAAGCGCTTACTGCACACGCTGGAGGCGTTAGAGGTACCGGTGCAAACGGTGCCGTCCATGACCGAGTTGGTGGCCGGCCAGGCGCGTATTAACGATATCCGTGACCTGGAGCTGGAAGATTTGCTGGGGCGGGATGCCGTGCGCCCGGATGCAGCGGTGGTGTCTGAGAGCTTGTATGGCAAGTCTGTGATGGTAACGGGCGCCGGTGGTTCTATTGGTTCAGAGTTGTGCAGGCAGATTCTACGGCATAAGCCCAAGCGATTGGTGCTGTTCGAACAGAGTGAGTTTTCGCTGTACAACATCGAGCGCGAGTTAACGGTGACCAACCAGGTGGAGAACCTGGGGGTAGAGATTCAGCCGTTGCTGGGCAGTGTGTTGCATCGCCGCCGGTGTGAAACCGTGATGCGGGCGTTTGGGGTGCAATCGGTTTATCACGCTGCAGCTTATAAGCATGTGCCTTTGGTGGAGCACAATGTCATCGAAGGCATTCAGAACAACGTGTTCGGTACCTTCCACGTGGCGGAAGCGGCCATTGCTTCGGGCGTGGAGCGCTTTGTTCTGATCTCTACGGATAAGGCCGTGCGCCCCACCAATGTCATGGGAGCCAGTAAGCGATTGGCAGAGTTGGTGTTACAGGGCCTGGCTCAGCGCCAAAGTGAAACGGTATTTTCCATGGTGCGGTTTGGAAATGTGTTGGGTTCATCTGGCTCCGTGGTGCCATTGTTCCGTGGCCAGATCCGTGACGGTGGGCCATTGACGGTGACCCACCCGGATATCATCCGCTATTTCATGACCATTCCCGAAGCCAGCCAGTTAGTGTTGCAGGCCGGCAGTATGGGGCAGGGTGGTGAAGTGTTTGTGTTAGACATGGGCGAGCCCGTGAAAATCGCCGACCTTGCCCGTAAGATGATTCACCTGATGGGGCTGACAGAGAAAACCGAGGAGCGCCCGGACGGGGATATCGAAATTGTCTACACAGGCCTCCGGCCTGGAGAGAAACTGTACGAAGAGTTGCTAATAGGTGACGACCCTCAGGGTACGTCTCATCCAAGAATTATGATGGCCCGCGAGGTTTCGTTGCCTTGGGGGCAGGTTGAAGAGCTGCTTTCCGCATTGACTCAAGCCAGCCATGCCTTCGACTGTAAGCGTGTTATACAGATTCTCAAGGAAGCCAAGACCGGTTATACCCCGAACGGAGATACGGCGGATCTGGTTTGGTGTAATGGTGTGCAGAACACTCCGCCAGCCGCCAATGAGGGCAAGGTGTTGCACCTGAACTGA
- a CDS encoding sugar transferase — protein MIRFFDLVFSLIGLFLGLPVLLLLTIIGLFDTGSPIFRQERVGRHKKPFVLVKFRTMKKDTASVASHLASSEAITPFGKFLRRTKLDELPQLWNVLKGEMSLVGPRPCLFNQEELIAEREQRGVLQARPGITGLAQVNEIDMSTPQLLAETDARMLAGLNLVSYFRYILQTVTGKGAGDRVKDSQ, from the coding sequence GTGATTCGGTTTTTTGATCTGGTTTTTTCTTTGATTGGGTTGTTTCTGGGATTGCCGGTGTTGCTGCTGCTGACAATAATTGGGCTGTTTGACACCGGCTCGCCTATTTTCAGGCAGGAACGGGTAGGTCGGCACAAAAAGCCGTTTGTGTTGGTGAAATTCCGCACCATGAAAAAAGACACGGCTTCGGTAGCCAGCCATTTGGCCAGCTCAGAGGCCATCACGCCTTTCGGAAAGTTTTTACGCCGCACCAAGCTGGATGAACTGCCCCAGTTGTGGAACGTGTTGAAGGGAGAGATGAGTTTGGTTGGGCCAAGGCCGTGCCTGTTCAACCAGGAAGAATTGATTGCGGAGCGTGAGCAACGAGGGGTTCTGCAGGCCCGGCCGGGCATCACCGGGCTGGCCCAGGTGAATGAGATTGATATGTCGACTCCGCAATTACTGGCGGAAACAGACGCGCGTATGCTGGCAGGGCTCAACCTTGTCAGTTATTTTCGGTATATCTTGCAAACCGTCACTGGCAAAGGGGCGGGGGACCGGGTGAAGGATTCACAATGA
- a CDS encoding UDP-glucose 4-epimerase family protein — protein sequence MNKRLLVTGGSGFVGSALIKRLLSEHREVFAVGRSEVDLPVETVKVSSFSELGALGNKLGSVDVVVHCAARAHIMNDDTQDPLAEYRKVNVDGTLNLARHAAESGVKRFVFVSSIKVNGEQTLPGNPFTEDVAPAPEDPYGISKYEAEQQLQALSAETGMELVIIRPPLVYGPGVKGNFASMIRLMEKGLPLPLGAVGNKRSLVALDNLVDLIVTCVDNPAAANQVFLAGDGQDLSTTELLRGVANAMGKSAWLLPVPAGFLMLGASMLGKRAVAQRLLGSLQVDISKAREILGWQPPVSVEEGLARAVRVD from the coding sequence GTGAATAAGCGTTTGCTGGTTACCGGTGGAAGCGGCTTTGTTGGCTCTGCACTTATTAAACGGTTGCTGAGTGAGCATCGAGAAGTGTTCGCTGTCGGCCGTAGCGAAGTGGATTTGCCCGTGGAGACAGTTAAGGTTTCCTCTTTCAGCGAGCTCGGAGCATTGGGGAATAAGCTTGGCTCGGTTGATGTTGTGGTTCACTGTGCTGCCCGCGCTCATATCATGAATGACGATACCCAAGACCCGTTGGCCGAGTACCGAAAGGTCAATGTGGACGGAACGTTGAACCTCGCCAGACATGCGGCGGAATCGGGCGTTAAGCGTTTTGTATTTGTCAGTTCCATCAAGGTAAATGGCGAGCAAACGTTGCCGGGAAATCCGTTTACGGAAGATGTTGCGCCTGCTCCGGAGGATCCTTACGGAATTTCGAAGTACGAGGCCGAGCAGCAGCTTCAGGCGCTGTCTGCGGAAACCGGCATGGAGCTGGTGATCATTCGCCCACCGCTGGTATACGGGCCGGGCGTGAAAGGCAACTTTGCCAGCATGATCCGCCTGATGGAAAAAGGGCTGCCTCTCCCGCTTGGTGCAGTTGGTAATAAACGTTCACTTGTAGCCTTGGATAATCTGGTGGATCTTATTGTTACCTGTGTCGACAATCCGGCCGCAGCAAATCAGGTTTTTCTGGCCGGTGATGGGCAGGACTTGTCGACCACGGAGTTATTGCGGGGCGTCGCCAATGCTATGGGAAAATCTGCCTGGTTACTCCCTGTACCGGCCGGCTTCCTGATGCTGGGTGCCTCGATGCTTGGAAAAAGGGCAGTGGCACAACGCCTGCTTGGCTCTTTACAGGTGGATATCTCCAAAGCCCGGGAAATACTTGGCTGGCAGCCGCCTGTTTCAGTTGAGGAAGGCTTGGCGAGAGCGGTTCGGGTGGATTAA
- a CDS encoding glycosyltransferase, whose product MTTTHSGRRDIAIINRSFWPIYPVIGEALLRFSEKLAGSYSVSVILQDHVGIRMHLAESKRGEGVEFLPGKAWSNSSSGILVRALDSVYFMCWVIYALLRTRPKNVYVSTDPPVLVPFVVMLYARLFGARYVYHLQDIHPEAAKVVMKVQPLVYRLLRWMDGVTMRHAQALITITDEMAEEIRKRSRTEVPVYVISNPAVSFDEVISRTDRVQGMSFCGNAGRLQRIPLLVDAITQYLENGGKLKFAFAGGGVFGPEIKALAGRFSQVDYLGQVSATEAAQLNCDYEWALLPIEDEVTRYAFPSKSSSYVFSGAAVMAICGEQTSVSQWVSGNGLGVVVPPSVGSVVETFRAIERGEITAEAFAGDRDSLRQSLSFDRFLERLEECFVKGAMCE is encoded by the coding sequence ATGACAACAACTCATTCCGGTCGGCGTGATATCGCCATTATTAATCGCAGTTTTTGGCCCATATATCCGGTCATTGGTGAAGCGCTTTTGCGGTTTTCTGAAAAACTGGCTGGCTCTTATTCCGTGTCGGTTATCCTGCAGGATCATGTGGGTATCAGAATGCATCTTGCCGAGAGTAAACGGGGAGAAGGCGTTGAGTTTCTGCCGGGCAAGGCCTGGTCTAACTCCTCTAGCGGTATTCTGGTGCGTGCTTTGGATTCGGTTTATTTCATGTGCTGGGTTATCTATGCCCTGCTACGCACCCGCCCGAAAAACGTCTATGTATCAACAGATCCCCCCGTTCTGGTGCCTTTCGTTGTGATGCTCTATGCCCGGCTGTTTGGCGCACGGTACGTTTACCATTTGCAGGATATTCATCCGGAAGCAGCCAAGGTGGTGATGAAGGTACAGCCGTTGGTATATCGACTGCTGCGCTGGATGGATGGTGTTACGATGCGCCATGCGCAGGCACTGATCACCATTACCGATGAAATGGCGGAAGAGATTCGAAAGCGCTCTCGCACAGAGGTGCCGGTTTACGTTATCAGCAATCCAGCAGTCTCGTTTGATGAGGTGATTTCCCGTACCGACCGGGTACAAGGAATGTCTTTCTGCGGGAATGCCGGAAGGCTTCAGCGTATTCCGTTACTTGTCGATGCAATCACCCAATACCTTGAAAACGGCGGCAAACTGAAATTTGCTTTTGCAGGCGGCGGTGTTTTTGGGCCGGAGATCAAGGCGCTTGCAGGTCGCTTCTCACAGGTTGATTACCTGGGACAGGTTTCGGCAACGGAAGCGGCCCAGCTGAATTGTGACTATGAATGGGCGCTTTTGCCGATTGAAGATGAGGTCACTCGTTATGCGTTTCCCAGCAAATCATCGTCCTATGTGTTTTCTGGCGCTGCGGTAATGGCGATTTGTGGAGAGCAAACCAGTGTCTCGCAATGGGTGTCCGGTAATGGTTTAGGGGTGGTTGTTCCACCTTCGGTTGGCTCTGTTGTTGAGACTTTCAGGGCGATTGAGCGCGGTGAGATTACTGCAGAGGCGTTCGCTGGGGATCGTGACAGCCTTCGCCAGTCGCTGAGTTTTGATCGGTTTCTTGAGCGGCTGGAAGAATGTTTTGTGAAAGGGGCGATGTGTGAATAA